The nucleotide window TCATTGACATAATcttaattagtttaattaatCCAGTTCGAAACTCCAAGCATCATCAATTAGTTGAATTGTTTTATCAAAGATTACGACTTCATATTTAAATCCTCTCATTCTGAGGTGGAATCATGCAAACTCAACAATATTATAGATTTTGGATCATCCGATAAAGTTGAAGATTAGGTGGGTTACACATAAGTCAAAGCACCTGTATACAAGAATTAGGTTAAGGGCACAAAGGAGGTGAAGCACTATTTTAATCCTTAATGACCTTAGAGCATACCAAGATTGTTAACAAAACCATAGCTAACTAGTTGTCATTAATATACAACTCTCACCAGTAATTAACCAGCTAGCTATGCTAAAATTTAACTACTTTACAGTAATATAAATCAAACCCGGAATTGCATTATCTGTGCAGCCGTTCATCACATACTCTTACACCTTCTCTGTGTTTTACGCCGGAAATGGGATATCTTTTATGggattcttcttcagaagatggATGCAGTAAGGGATGGTTGATGCTAGCTTGCACGGTTTTGTTATGGATCATTATCTATAGATGGAGCCAGAGGAACAGAAAAGGTCCCAAATCATGGCCGTTAGTAGGAGCAGCAATTGAACAACTCATGAACTATAACAGAATGCATGATTGGCTTGTCAAGTACCTGTCCGAATCAAACTCTGTTGTTGTCCCAATGCCGTTCACAACTTACACTTACATTGCAGATCCAGCTAATGTAGAACATGTCCTCAAGACCAACTTTGCAAATTACCCAAAGGTAAGTATCAAAGTCTTGGCATAACATTGGTCGCGTTTGGTTGTTTTTCTCCAAATCTCTGTTAATCTCATACTCATTTGATTAACTGAAGGGTGAAGTGTACCAATCGTACATGCAAGTCCTGCTCGGAGACGGAATCTTCAATTCAGATGGAGAAATTTGGAGGAAACAGAGAAAGACTGCAAGCTTCGAATTTGCATCCAAGAATTTGAGGGACTTCAGCACTGTTGTCTTCAGAGATTACAGCCTAAAGCTCCATAGCATTCTGAGTCAAGCATCTTTTCAAGGCCAACATGTAGACATGCAGGTGACTCCCCACATAAGTTTGTCCGTCCTGATTTTTATATAAATGGAGAGTGCTTGAATATGTTCTCTTGGTGCAGGAATTGCTGATGAGGATGACTCTGGACTCCATATGTAAGGTGGGATTTGGTGTAGAGATTGGAACCCTGGCTCCAGATCTACCAGATAATCAGTTTGCCCAGGCCTTCGACACTGCAAACATAATTGTCACATATCGATTCATTGATCCTCtatggaaaataaagaaattctTAAATTGGGGATCAGAAGCTTTACTTGACAAGAGCATGAAAACCATAGATGATTTTACATATTCTGTAATTCGGAAGAGGAAATCAGAGATAAAAGACGCTCAACAGAGTTCAGATAAAAACCTGGTAAATTGGTAACAAAAAGACTTCTTTCTTATACATTAAAGCAAATGCATCATTTAAATAACCCAAATCTTATACAGATGAAGCATGATATACTGTCAAGATTCATCGAGTTAGGTGAAGACCCAGAAAGCAACTTAACTGACAAAAGCCTCAGGGATGTTGTCCTCAACTTCGTAATAGCTGGTCGGGACACAACAGCAACCACTCTCTCATGGGCGATTTACATGATAATGACCCATCCCGAGGTAGCTGAGAAGCTATATACGGAGCTTAAGACTCTTGAAGAAGAACAAGCACAAGAAGAGAAAGTTTCATTACTCCAATATGACAAAGAGGACCTTGAATCATTCAATCAAAGAGTGAAACAATTTGCAGGACTCATGAACTATGATTCATTGGGGAGACTCTATTATTTGCATGCAGTCATCACAGAGACACTCCGTCTGTACCCTGCAGTCCCTCAGGTATGCATCTTCCTCATTGGTCTATAAGTTCTTTCCAGAAAACATTCCTAGTGAACCAGAAATGTATACAACTCCAGGACCCTAAAGGCATATTGGAAGATGATGTTCTACCAGATGGAACAAAAGTCAGAGCAGGAGGAATGGTGACCTATGTTCCCTATTCAATGGGTAGAATGGAGTACAATTGGGGTGCTGATGCTGCTTCATTTAAGCCAGAGAGATGGCTCAATGACGGTTACTTCTTAAATGCATCGCCATTTAAGTTCACCGCATTTCAGGTTACTCAACCAAGCAATATTTAAcagtatataaatatatatccaTGAAAGCAAAAGGTCataaatcatcaacataaactgaaaaagatattcttggccTTTTGATTTACAGGCAGGACCAAGAATATGCCTAGGGAAGGACTCTGCATACCTCCAAATGAAGATGGTACTGGCCATTCTGTGCAGATTTTTCACATTCACTTTGGTTCCCGGTCATCCAGTTGAGTATAGGATGATGACAATTTTATCAATGAAGCATGGCTTGAAGCTTACAGTAGCCAGACGCTCATCAGATGCATGATGCTTGTAGAGCCATAAGTTCATAAGTGTCAAAGATAATTGAAAGCAAATAAATGTATTTTTCCAAGTGCTCTTGCCCTTTAAAGCTTTagagatgaaaagaaaaattatcatAAAACAGGGTCCTTTTCCATTCATGTAGTATATTCAATTTACAAAGCTTCTAATCACAACAGGTATACATTATTCTTTACTATACTGTTCCCTATTCTCAGAAATAACAGTAAAATTCACATCTCTGAAACAGAAATCCAAAATGCAGATTACGAGACCAATCTCTGCTTCGTTTCTTTCCATTCAGTAATTTCAGCATCAACTTTTGCCTGGACTATTGCATGAAACCCTGGGTATGGTTCATAGCCAAAGAAGCTTTGCAGAGCCTGAAGCAATAAAAACACAGAAAACACATACACCATGGCTGTCAAGCTAGTAAAGCCATCTAAACATGAGCTGTACAAGTTGAAATCCATCAAAATTACCtctaacaaaacaaagaaaggagCCATTATAAATGCTTGTGCAAGGTTGTCCAATAGAGCCGGTGCCCGTCTCTACATATTCAATCAAATTTCGGGTGCATTAATACAAGATCAACACAAAGATAGTTCAAACCAACAGTTTTCAATACCTCAAAGGCCCCATGGCCAAGAAACTGTCCAGTCCAACACACTATCTGAGCCACCAGAACAACCTGAAAAAACAAGTTCGCCACAGTTAAACGACCCAACATCAAATGCATACTTCATTCCCAACTAAACTCAGCAATGAAAAGACTAAGCCTTTGTAGCGCACAACTTCACTAAAGTATCAAAATTCCGCAAAAATAAACGAAACCCAGATCAGATTCTCAACCAAAAACCAATAACAAGTCGGAAATCACCTTCCAAGAGAGCGAAAACCCGAGTCGACTCGCAAGGAAACTACTGCCAACCCAGCAAATAAAACAAAGCAGAGCAGCCAAGGAACCAGCTTTATGATCCAGAAAGAAGTAAAACACGGAATAGATCAAAGTCAACAAGAAGCCGACGTTGAAAGCCATAAAGACATGGCTCCCAAACAGTGAAAACTCCACGTTGAATATGGATGGCGTGAAATAGAGGAGCAACAGAGCTGTGAAGAAGATGGGCCAGACGAAGATCATATGTATCGCTATGTTGATCGGATTGCTGTGATAAGCTCCATAGAAAGCGAAGTGCTTCTCAAGGTCGAACAATCCAGTCTTCCCCATTTTTTTGCACAAAATTCCAAAATCCCCAAGAATTTTAACTCCAGGGATTTTGACTTCAGTTGCGTAATCTGAGCCGTTGGTTTTTGTTGCAAAACCAACGGTGATGATTTAAACAAGATAACGAATGCCACGTGGCAGAAAGGTAAGGTGCACGTTGGAGTATCCACACATTGGAGGAGCATTCTTCATCAACCACCATATATAGTTTCGCCCAATGCGTTCACATTTTTTGCATCGGAAGCAATGAGCAGCTTCActaacaccaccaccaccaccaacctcCTCCATGCCCGCATTACCACGCCCCGAAACAGTCGTTGCCGGAACTCGGTAATCCGAGCATCGTTCCCCCGAGAGGAGGATGCGGCGAGTCGTAGGAAAGTCGTGACAACATTTTTGGCTACTACACTGGGGATTGGGGTAGCTCAACATGGCATTGCTACTCCACTAGGACTAGCTCAGAATTGGGGGACTCGTTCATTTATAAGGGAACGTTTCTTTGAGCCTGGATTGTCTCCGGAAGATGCAGTGCTTAGGATCAGGCAAACTGCTGAAGGGCTACATAGTATTAGGGACATGTTGGAGGCCATGGCTTGGAggtacctcatcttttacattcGCTTAAAGTCGGCTTATCTTTCTCAAGATTTGAAGAATGCAATGACTTTGGTGCCGGAAGTTAACCGAAAAGATTATGCCAAGACGGCCAATGAGTTGGTGGATAACATGGCAGAGGTATTCCTTTACAACTTACAGTGCATAGATCTTTGTGGCATTCACAATTTGGACCGTACATTTAAATAAGAATCTACTTTTTCGAGATGATTAAGtctttaaaacatgattaattGGAATTTTGTTTACTGTGCACAGTGTAGAGTATCTGATGACAATGTAATTATGTTTATGTTGCAGTTGGATTATTATATTCGGACGCCAAAGGTGTATGAATCATACCTATTTTACGAGAAGACATTAAAATCAATAGATGATCTGGTGTTGTTGCTGGCCTAGTACAATGTATTCGACATTTTGATTATATTTTGTAGATGGAACTCCCAAAATTTAGGAAAATTTTCCTAGATTCATTGCAAGAGGAGTCGGTTTTAGCGTAAAATACGTTTTGCATCATGGCACAAGAAAATGTAATATATTGTGGATTGAAGATACAGAAAGGCAACTCCAAGCTATGCATGTAAATGGAAGATTGTTCTGTATGTGATAACTAGCCAAATTTTTAAATCACTCCCTCACAAACACAAACCCTATCATTCCCACGAAAAGAAGACATTAGTCCATCACAATGTATCAGTTTCTTGCCACACATGACCAGCTAGCGGCGAGAGATTGCGACAGAGGACAAGATGATTAGCAGTATGATCACAACAACGGCGACGAACGAGCCGATCAGAGAGCCCGAAATGCGCTGACAGAAGTTGTTGAATTGGCGGCAGAATGGAAACCAATTGACAGGGGTGCTGCCATAGTGTGCCAGGGCCACTATTGCTGTTGCTGAGGATGCACCAGCAGTTAAAAGACCCAGCATTGCCTTCACAACACATTAGTTTAAACACACTTCATTAGAAACTCATGGCTAATCATTCTCATTCAAGTTTTGCCTAGTTCTAATTAACAATTACCGTGTCTAAGATGACCAAGGTGATCCTACTTTTCACTGCTCCAGTCCAGATTATGTGGACAATAGACACCGGAAGTGAAAGCACAAGGTAGACACATACAATTGAATTGACAATCACAAAGAACCTGCATGCGACATGAAAAATTTGACACTTCACCATTTGTTTTCAAATCAGAGTAGAAATTATATACTTGTGTGTTAGTACTACTCACGTGAACGTGGGAAGATCCTTGAAATTAGCCTTGAATCGAACAAATCGTGTGACAAAGGGAAGTGTTTGCCTGCTGGTTCCCATGGCTATGGCACTTGCTAGTGTTCCGACGGCTGCAACTACTCGCAGAATGAAATCGATAACAGAGAGCACTCTGCTCACCCTCACTTTTGGGATTGGTTTGTGGGCTTCGCTACCCTCGGGTAGTTCTGGTCCTGCTGCTACTGTTGCTGCCTTCATTTTTCCTCAGTTATGTGTGATGCTCTTGGAAGTTTGAAGCGTGCTTGTATCTGATTTAGTGATACTGCTCATGAATTTATACTAGGCAACCGGAACACCAAAGCATATCATACTTCAATCAGTGGCTTATTTCATTGGTAAAGCTTTAGTTTAACTTATTAATTTTTGCACAATGGCAATCCTACCTGCTCCCACTGGCTCCATCTTTAAGGTTGAATCATGAGCTAAGCCTTGTTCCAACTCCAACAATGAACAGATAATGGCATAATGCATCATTTCAGGTGATGGCATGGCCAATGGAAAGTATGAAGTCACTGCAAGATGAAGTCATCTAAATGCTGTGGAGAATGCAGTCACCGTTTTAGTGGGTTTGGTGGCTTTCTTAGGTTTGTGGTTGAAGATGAGAACATttaaatgaaggaaaaggtGGCTTTAGGCCCAAGGACCACTGCCAATGACACCAGATATCAAATTACCATGAGTACAAGCAAATTACCACGAACACTTTTTCTGCATAATTATTAATCAAGGTGCATTATAAATGACAAAAGAAGATTTTGGAAGCAAACTgtcattatttttttgttgaggAGAGCAACCTTTCATTATGCATGTGTGGTTAAGATGGTGAAAATACGTATTATACAATTAATGTTTGACTCACTTCACATCCGAATTAAAAgataaatattaaatttacaaAATCCATATTTTTTAAAAGTATTGTTGCTAGCTATGATGAGTATTGAACTATTTATGGCAATCAATGACTCTAAAATACTTGTAGTTAAGATGTTAGATTGAAGTATATACCAACTACTCGATGTTGATTGAAATAAGGGTCAAATTTTGAATGATTGTTATCATTTTATGTATATCCGATATCTCTCTATGTTTAAGAGATATACATATCCGGCCATCATTACGTTTAGTTGGAAATGTTCAACAAATAAACGAATTTGAAATTCCAGTATTGAGACACTTTTATATCTCAAAAATATAATTGAACTAATGTGATGTTTTAAGGTATAGTTCACTTGTGGGTTGCAGTGCATTgacttttaatgtttttttttttaaatgtaatTCATTGATCAATTAACGAGTACATTCATTTAGAATGTACCAAACCATGTTGGCTAACACTAGCATTTAGAGCTTTAGTAGCAAGAGTATATGCTACCTTATTTGCCTCACAAGGTGCAAAAACTACCTTAAACTCTACATGATTCTGTAAATGAGCCTTCAAATCGTCAAGGACAAATCTAAACATGGATATATCACCCTCTGCTTGGTTCACTACTGCTGCCAGCACAGAGCAGTCAGTTCGGTTATATCCCAATCCTTCTGCCATTTTTGTCCCCTCAAACAAAGCAAGAAACTCGGTATGGAATGGTGAAACAATAGCCTGCAATGGCCGTGTTGCCATAGCTCGGACCTGCCCCCCATGTTCTCTGAACGCCAAGCCCGTACTTCCCCTTCTTTTTTGCGAAACAAAGGCAGCATCAGTATTGCATTTTAGCCATCCCATTGGCGGCTCTTGCCATCCTTGTCTTTGCGCTCTAGGTTGGGGAGCAGCGCTAGCATTGACTTTTAATGTTGTAACATGTTCTTGTAATCTGCTTACAAAGAACACGAGACATTTTTGGATACAACACTCCTGGATATTAGTTTCTTCCAATATCCTCATTatctatttatgtataaaatTGTTGAAACGTCCTATATTTAGAAGATGTGCAAGAAACATAACACTAGCTTTAAGATATTTCACCCTCAAATTTCATGGTAGAAGTATGCCAGTGGAGTCATCTACTTTTTAATTACCTGCTTGGCTATATCTGATATAAGTTTGATCCTATGtagcattttgtttgaaaaccaAATATTATGCTCGTAGGACAATTTCTCTTTTTTGATATTATGCATATGCATACTTGCATAGTATGCATGAATGTTACAGTATTAAAGTAAAAATGAGAACTAAAATGCATGTACACATCAATTCCTTTTCCCAACTACTAGAATAGCATCAATATATAGTTGCAAGAACCCGTAGATAAAAACATACGGTTGTCATTTCATATAATGTATTTCTTTGAGACAAATATTATTCTTCAACAGTGTAACAAGTATAGTAGTCCTTCTTCTAATATACGGTTGAGGATCTTACATTTGATATGTCATAACCAAGAACGAATACAACCCCTTTTCACTCTCATTAGTTTCTCCCGATATTAAAATTTTATAAGGAATGCTGCAATAGATGCAAAATTTGTTCAATTATTTGTAAGAATGATAAattcatttcttatttaaggaAGTCCACTACATTGATGATCATTCTTAGCTTTAGTTTGATGTTTTctgaaataaacaaaataaaactttgCTTATCATTGAGGATTTTAAATTTGATCTGTCATAAATGAGTGCAATCCTTTTTCACTCTCATTAGTTTCTCCTAATATCACAAGGGACAATTCATTATACAACCATTCCTAAAAAATCTAATGGAAAAATTCATTTTTTAAGCAATAGATGCAAACTTGCAGATTTGCTCAGCTAAGGGACAGTCAAAtgtatctcaaccacatgtattaaataaaaaagtagaaattataacaacttaaaactgtgcatttattttcagccatcagattcacttgtccctcacagtctctTAAAAACTGTcatttagagcatctttagtagactctctattttggctccttagctattttagagaacatgtttagctttttatctattttagcagctgcaccagactcctaagtggctctctattataacttttagctatctcgctcctaaatatagagagcggtatgagactctctataatttaaaatatttcttttaagttattttatgtaatttataaatacatttaaactatttaatctttattcaaaaaataatataaattcaaaactagcaaaaatagagagcattgatgcagacgtaattctaaagtggctagctaaaatgactttttagctacgttagctaaaatttgactaaaaaattgcTAGCAGTGCTAAATATGCTTTTAGGTGAGCAGGCTTTTGCAAAATTGTTCAATCATTGATTCATTTCTTATTTAGTAGTActtcttttataatttttttaataaatagttGAAAATGCTTCACTTGATCACAAAGATGGCAGCCAACACTTGGTAAATGGTTTTAAGTTCCACTTCATGCTAAAATCCTCGCATGATCACAAAGATGGCAGCCAACACTTGGTAAATGGTTTTAAGTTCCATTTCATGCTAAAATCCTCGCATGATCACAAAGATACTCTAGTCATGCCATTTTTTACCAACTTACTTAGGGCCACCACATAAAAATGATCACAAAAACCACTAGAGGATGATGTATGACAGTATGAGCCATGAGGAAGAGGCTCATGCTTATATGAGATACTTATAATCTAAATTACAGGTAATattaaatttcaaattccaaTCTACAATACAAGTTAAGATCGAGTAAAGTAGGTACAAAATTAGTAAATTACTGTTAAACGTGTTTAAGAACTTAACCATGTGGGGCATTAATGCGATGGATCTGGGTCGTATGCAATGTGATCGTTATTGATTGATAATCATGTATTGGTCATACACGTACGAGATAGACATGTAACCATGTACAATTAGACAGGTAGCctaactattttcattttttatttatatcttTTTATCAAATGAAACTTTTTattaacaacaacaaaactAGCATACGAAATACAACAAATGCAAaacaacaatgaaaaataaaaaacacaaacacatgGTCAAAGGAATGACCGCTATTGTTCCATTTTGATGGAGAGTATGGCTAAGTGCATTGACGAATGAGCAAAGTTACTACAACATTCACATTGCTCTTCATCAAACTCTAACTGCGAAAACTAAACtcatttgaaaacccaaatattttctttaaaaagaGGATAAATCTCCCAAATGCTACCaatttttcaacaaaaaatgATTAATTAGAAAGCTTAACGAAGACATCTTATTAGAATTGGATTTATTGTGACTTTGTTTTATTATCAGTTGGGAAGTAGAGTTTTGAAGCAGAGGAAATGCTTGAAGTGGAAACTTGTTGACATTATAAATAGATAATTTTTAAAAAGTACCTCTATAACATATTAATTTCTTCTAATATCTCAATTTTTGAAATTATTAAAATCCTAAAACATCTGTAACTACGATATTGTTTAGTCAATCAGTGCTGCAAATACTTAAGTATTCCATTCACGCTAACAATATGTGCTACTCACCATCATATTCATGTCTATATTTGACCCATCATGTTATTTGTTCCTTGctcataagaaaaataaaataaaattagagagtgatttaaaaaaaaaaaaaaaaatttgttcatAAACAAGGCCATCCTTAGAAAGATGAGGCCCGAAAGAATTCAAGACTGAACCCAGTCCAATTGCAAAAGCCGGTGGTCTTCAGACAAGGTTCCTAGGCCTAAGCCTGAAAAGCCCAATACTCAGATTTTGTGTGcgtattataataataataaataataataataatagcgTACTGCTGCAGCTTCGGTTCTCATATCTCTGCTCTGCATTTCGGCTCCGGTTTTCTCAGGCGGATCTTTCATCAGGTACCCATCAACCTTGACTTCAATTCCCTCTCTTGTCTAGTCTAATTATACTATTGATCTTCACCCATCAATATCATCAAATCAGCTCCCTAGATACAACTTACCACCGGTTACTCTCTTCTGGTTTTTGCTTACTTTCGGTTCTCAAGATTTAATGATCCCAATCCGTGTGTTCTTTCTACTGTGATTCTCGATGAACGCAACTAATATGGAGCCTGTGGTTT belongs to Rosa chinensis cultivar Old Blush chromosome 4, RchiOBHm-V2, whole genome shotgun sequence and includes:
- the LOC112196499 gene encoding photosynthetic NDH subunit of lumenal location 2, chloroplastic, with translation MSSFTNTTTTTNLLHARITTPRNSRCRNSVIRASFPREEDAASRRKVVTTFLATTLGIGVAQHGIATPLGLAQNWGTRSFIRERFFEPGLSPEDAVLRIRQTAEGLHSIRDMLEAMAWRYLIFYIRLKSAYLSQDLKNAMTLVPEVNRKDYAKTANELVDNMAELDYYIRTPKVYESYLFYEKTLKSIDDLVLLLA
- the LOC112196495 gene encoding cytochrome P450 704B1 isoform X2, which encodes MGYLLWDSSSEDGCSKGWLMLACTVLLWIIIYRWSQRNRKGPKSWPLVGAAIEQLMNYNRMHDWLVKYLSESNSVVVPMPFTTYTYIADPANVEHVLKTNFANYPKGEVYQSYMQVLLGDGIFNSDGEIWRKQRKTASFEFASKNLRDFSTVVFRDYSLKLHSILSQASFQGQHVDMQELLMRMTLDSICKVGFGVEIGTLAPDLPDNQFAQAFDTANIIVTYRFIDPLWKIKKFLNWGSEALLDKSMKTIDDFTYSVIRKRKSEIKDAQQSSDKNLQMHHLNNPNLIQMKHDILSRFIELGEDPESNLTDKSLRDVVLNFVIAGRDTTATTLSWAIYMIMTHPEVAEKLYTELKTLEEEQAQEEKVSLLQYDKEDLESFNQRVKQFAGLMNYDSLGRLYYLHAVITETLRLYPAVPQDPKGILEDDVLPDGTKVRAGGMVTYVPYSMGRMEYNWGADAASFKPERWLNDGYFLNASPFKFTAFQAGPRICLGKDSAYLQMKMVLAILCRFFTFTLVPGHPVEYRMMTILSMKHGLKLTVARRSSDA
- the LOC112196495 gene encoding cytochrome P450 704B1 isoform X1 produces the protein MGYLLWDSSSEDGCSKGWLMLACTVLLWIIIYRWSQRNRKGPKSWPLVGAAIEQLMNYNRMHDWLVKYLSESNSVVVPMPFTTYTYIADPANVEHVLKTNFANYPKGEVYQSYMQVLLGDGIFNSDGEIWRKQRKTASFEFASKNLRDFSTVVFRDYSLKLHSILSQASFQGQHVDMQELLMRMTLDSICKVGFGVEIGTLAPDLPDNQFAQAFDTANIIVTYRFIDPLWKIKKFLNWGSEALLDKSMKTIDDFTYSVIRKRKSEIKDAQQSSDKNLMKHDILSRFIELGEDPESNLTDKSLRDVVLNFVIAGRDTTATTLSWAIYMIMTHPEVAEKLYTELKTLEEEQAQEEKVSLLQYDKEDLESFNQRVKQFAGLMNYDSLGRLYYLHAVITETLRLYPAVPQDPKGILEDDVLPDGTKVRAGGMVTYVPYSMGRMEYNWGADAASFKPERWLNDGYFLNASPFKFTAFQAGPRICLGKDSAYLQMKMVLAILCRFFTFTLVPGHPVEYRMMTILSMKHGLKLTVARRSSDA
- the LOC112196500 gene encoding casparian strip membrane protein 1, which produces MKAATVAAGPELPEGSEAHKPIPKVRVSRVLSVIDFILRVVAAVGTLASAIAMGTSRQTLPFVTRFVRFKANFKDLPTFTFFVIVNSIVCVYLVLSLPVSIVHIIWTGAVKSRITLVILDTAMLGLLTAGASSATAIVALAHYGSTPVNWFPFCRQFNNFCQRISGSLIGSFVAVVVIILLIILSSVAISRR
- the LOC112196498 gene encoding 2-hydroxy-palmitic acid dioxygenase mpo1, whose protein sequence is MGKTGLFDLEKHFAFYGAYHSNPINIAIHMIFVWPIFFTALLLLYFTPSIFNVEFSLFGSHVFMAFNVGFLLTLIYSVFYFFLDHKAGSLAALLCFICWVGSSFLASRLGFSLSWKVVLVAQIVCWTGQFLGHGAFERRAPALLDNLAQAFIMAPFFVLLEALQSFFGYEPYPGFHAIVQAKVDAEITEWKETKQRLVS
- the LOC121052883 gene encoding uncharacterized protein LOC121052883, coding for MGWLKCNTDAAFVSQKRRGSTGLAFREHGGQVRAMATRPLQAIVSPFHTEFLALFEGTKMAEGLGYNRTDCSVLAAVVNQAEGDISMFRFVLDDLKAHLQNHVEFKVVFAPCEANKVAYTLATKALNASVSQHGLVHSK